A region of Sphingomonas sp. DNA encodes the following proteins:
- a CDS encoding FliO/MopB family protein has product MMTAYLLKLVILIPLVAGLAYGALYLWRKLQPGMAMGQRERLVKLVDAVPLGATGRLAVVEFGGKNLLIAVSRGGVQLLSESGAEPSHHD; this is encoded by the coding sequence ATGATGACCGCCTATCTCCTGAAGCTCGTCATTCTCATCCCCCTCGTCGCGGGGCTGGCCTATGGCGCGCTTTACCTGTGGCGCAAGCTGCAGCCCGGCATGGCCATGGGCCAGCGCGAGCGTCTGGTGAAGCTGGTCGATGCGGTGCCTCTGGGCGCCACCGGCCGCCTCGCCGTCGTCGAGTTCGGCGGCAAGAACCTCCTGATCGCCGTCTCGCGCGGCGGCGTCCAGCTCCTCTCGGAAAGCGGAGCGGAGCCGTCGCATCATGACTGA
- a CDS encoding flagellar biosynthesis protein FlhB, producing the protein MSENADKDQKTEAPTPKRRRDAAEKGDVLQSRELGTALVVIGGAIWIALAGPMMIGALEIMIVDALSFDVSDIRNFDPGSATVRLLGIIVLPIAALFGVTLVAAIGTPAMLGSFGFRSKAMAFKGNKLNPLTGIKRIFGMQGLIELGKSVAKVLLLGSVAIWVIVSNLPTMVGLTSQDIRPAISDIGGIFVIAVLVMGMALAVIAGIDVPAQMYQRFQRLKMTRQETKEEHKQTEGAPELRAAVRRRQLETARNSARGAMAEATVVLTNPTHFAVALRYRQGMDFAPVVVAKGRGVTAEAIRELAAEHDVPMLSYPQLTRALYYTSQPGQIIREDLYMAVATVLAFVFNLEATLKAGNQPPPIELPPEMRFDTEGRPEA; encoded by the coding sequence ATGTCCGAAAATGCGGACAAGGACCAGAAGACAGAAGCCCCGACTCCGAAGCGGCGTCGCGACGCCGCGGAGAAGGGCGATGTCCTCCAGTCGCGCGAGCTCGGCACCGCCCTGGTCGTGATCGGCGGCGCGATCTGGATCGCGCTGGCCGGGCCGATGATGATCGGCGCGCTGGAGATCATGATCGTCGATGCGCTGAGCTTCGACGTTTCGGACATCCGGAATTTCGATCCAGGCAGCGCCACGGTGCGGCTGCTCGGCATCATCGTGCTGCCGATCGCCGCTTTGTTCGGGGTGACCCTGGTCGCCGCGATCGGGACGCCGGCGATGCTCGGCTCGTTCGGCTTCCGCAGCAAGGCGATGGCGTTCAAGGGCAACAAGCTCAATCCGCTCACCGGCATCAAGCGGATATTCGGGATGCAGGGGCTGATCGAGCTGGGCAAGTCGGTCGCCAAGGTGCTGCTGCTGGGCTCGGTGGCGATCTGGGTGATCGTCAGCAACCTGCCGACGATGGTGGGGCTGACTTCGCAGGACATCCGGCCCGCCATTTCGGACATTGGCGGCATCTTCGTCATTGCCGTGCTCGTCATGGGCATGGCGTTGGCGGTGATCGCCGGGATCGACGTGCCGGCGCAGATGTACCAACGCTTCCAGCGGCTGAAGATGACCCGCCAGGAGACGAAGGAGGAGCACAAGCAGACCGAAGGCGCGCCGGAGCTGCGCGCCGCCGTCCGCCGCCGCCAGCTCGAGACCGCGCGCAATTCGGCGCGGGGCGCGATGGCCGAGGCAACCGTCGTGCTCACCAACCCGACCCATTTCGCGGTCGCGCTGCGCTATCGCCAGGGCATGGATTTCGCACCGGTCGTGGTCGCGAAGGGCCGCGGCGTTACCGCCGAGGCGATCCGCGAGCTCGCCGCCGAGCACGACGTGCCGATGCTCTCCTATCCGCAGCTCACCCGCGCCCTCTATTATACCAGCCAGCCAGGCCAGATCATCCGCGAGGATCTCTACATGGCGGTGGCGACGGTGCTCGCCTTCGTGTTCAACCTCGAAGCCACGCTCAAGGCCGGCAACCAGCCGCCGCCGATCGAGCTGCCGCCCGAAATGCGCTTCGACACCGAAGGCCGACCGGAAGCTTAA
- the infA gene encoding translation initiation factor IF-1 gives MAKEELLEMRGQVVELLPNAMFRVKLENGHEILGHTAGKMRKNRIRVLTGDEVLVELTPYDLTKGRITYRFK, from the coding sequence ATGGCCAAGGAAGAACTTCTCGAAATGCGCGGGCAGGTGGTCGAGCTGCTGCCTAACGCCATGTTCCGCGTGAAGCTGGAGAACGGCCACGAGATCCTGGGCCATACCGCCGGCAAGATGCGCAAGAACCGCATCCGCGTGCTGACCGGTGACGAGGTTCTGGTCGAGCTGACGCCCTACGATCTGACCAAGGGTCGGATTACATACCGTTTCAAGTAG
- the fliP gene encoding flagellar type III secretion system pore protein FliP (The bacterial flagellar biogenesis protein FliP forms a type III secretion system (T3SS)-type pore required for flagellar assembly.) yields the protein MTEALIRVRRAGPIFLILLAVAALFAAVPAFAQAGGQPGALDRALGEVAGDGRPLSLSLQILLLMSLLTVLPSILLMMTSFTRIIIVLSILRTAIGLQQTPPNQVLVGLALFLSLFVMRPVVDQINETAYTPYGAGQIGIEEAVSRSGTVLHGFMIRQTRETDLRLFADLAGVERFESPQAVPFSILLPAFVTSELKTAFQIGFLIFLPFLIIDLVVSSTLMSLGMMMLSPTIVSMPFKLLLFVLVDGWALTMGSLAASFAGG from the coding sequence ATGACTGAGGCGCTGATCCGGGTCCGGCGTGCCGGACCCATATTCCTGATCCTGCTCGCTGTCGCGGCACTGTTCGCCGCGGTGCCGGCCTTCGCCCAGGCGGGCGGCCAGCCCGGCGCGCTCGATCGCGCGCTCGGCGAGGTCGCCGGCGACGGCCGCCCGCTCTCGCTCAGCTTGCAGATCCTGCTGTTGATGAGCCTGCTGACGGTGCTGCCGTCGATCCTGCTCATGATGACCAGCTTCACCCGGATCATTATCGTGCTGTCGATCCTGCGCACCGCGATCGGTCTCCAGCAGACGCCGCCGAACCAGGTGCTGGTCGGCCTCGCCCTCTTCCTCTCGCTGTTCGTGATGCGTCCGGTGGTCGATCAGATCAACGAGACCGCCTATACGCCTTATGGCGCAGGCCAGATCGGCATCGAGGAAGCGGTGTCGCGCTCCGGCACGGTGCTGCACGGTTTCATGATCCGCCAGACGCGCGAGACCGACCTGCGCCTGTTCGCCGATCTCGCCGGCGTCGAGCGGTTCGAATCGCCGCAGGCGGTGCCCTTCTCGATCCTGCTGCCGGCCTTCGTCACCAGCGAATTGAAGACCGCCTTCCAGATCGGCTTCCTCATATTCCTGCCCTTCCTGATCATCGATCTCGTCGTCTCGTCGACCCTGATGTCGCTGGGCATGATGATGCTCTCGCCGACGATCGTGTCGATGCCGTTCAAATTGCTGTTGTTCGTCCTCGTCGACGGCTGGGCGCTCACCATGGGGTCGCTCGCCGCATCCTTCGCGGGGGGATGA
- a CDS encoding S9 family peptidase, producing MLAIIPLDTPNARPMIIARDGEFDRREDIRTINWSWADPDNLLIWLASRQDFQGQPVDVVRVVGFNRQTRSLTPLGWDGAFLSAGRVIWTSRSGPPRILLERYAMERGERTFNPEVVEVDVTTGRHRVVQPPQRLVSGWSADGEGNIRLGTSFDRTTGRVTALYRSGGTGAFRTIIRQRTERYAEPPLPQIFLPGDRALALSRHSGFNALYELDLETMEFGRMVHSVEGYDLEGVLTNPNGDALDGVVELRHRPVRHWFDTRLREIQSVLDEAFGAGNATITSADRARENIVVRVAAPSQPGGFYLYRTQTGDVRHIGWVNTEIRDTSLNPVSTIRYRASDGQTIEAVLTLPRLREARNLPLIVLPHGGPWARDYETWDIWAQPLAEMGYAVIQPNFRGSSGYGQEWEAASDGNWGMRMQDDLNDAVNHLAAEGIADPGRVCMFGWSYGGYAASRAAQRDGDRYRCTISGAGVHDLPDMVAYDRNYLGRYGSQYIGSAATRLSDISPARNAGQFSAPILIVHGARDQRVPVAQSRGLVRRLRAAGKVEGRDFVYIEQPRNTHNLPLEADRLQLLEEARRFLMQHNPPD from the coding sequence GTGCTTGCGATCATCCCGCTCGATACGCCCAATGCCCGGCCCATGATCATCGCGCGCGACGGCGAATTCGACCGGCGCGAGGATATCCGCACGATAAACTGGTCCTGGGCCGATCCCGACAACCTGCTGATATGGCTCGCTTCCCGTCAGGATTTCCAGGGCCAACCGGTTGATGTCGTGCGTGTCGTTGGTTTCAATCGACAAACGCGCAGCTTGACGCCCCTTGGCTGGGACGGTGCCTTTCTCAGCGCCGGCCGCGTGATCTGGACATCGAGATCCGGCCCGCCGCGCATCCTGCTCGAGCGTTACGCCATGGAGCGCGGTGAGCGGACGTTCAATCCGGAGGTCGTCGAGGTGGACGTCACGACGGGACGCCATCGGGTCGTTCAGCCGCCGCAGCGTCTGGTTTCAGGCTGGAGCGCCGATGGCGAAGGCAATATCCGGCTCGGTACGTCCTTCGATCGCACGACCGGACGGGTGACCGCGCTCTATCGTTCTGGCGGAACCGGCGCTTTCAGAACGATCATCCGCCAGCGGACGGAGCGTTATGCGGAGCCGCCGCTGCCGCAGATTTTCCTCCCCGGCGACCGGGCATTGGCGCTGAGCCGTCACAGCGGTTTCAATGCGCTGTACGAGCTCGATCTGGAAACGATGGAATTCGGCAGGATGGTGCACAGCGTCGAGGGCTATGATCTCGAGGGAGTCCTGACCAATCCGAACGGCGATGCCCTCGATGGCGTCGTCGAACTGCGGCATCGCCCGGTGCGCCACTGGTTCGACACGCGTTTGCGCGAAATCCAGTCGGTTCTGGACGAAGCGTTCGGGGCCGGAAACGCAACGATCACGTCCGCCGATCGCGCGCGCGAGAATATCGTCGTGCGAGTCGCCGCACCCAGCCAGCCCGGCGGCTTCTATCTGTACCGGACCCAGACGGGCGATGTGCGTCATATCGGCTGGGTCAACACCGAGATTCGCGACACCAGCCTGAACCCGGTGAGCACCATCCGCTATCGCGCCAGCGATGGTCAGACGATCGAGGCCGTGCTCACCCTGCCGCGGCTCCGGGAGGCGCGCAATCTGCCGCTGATCGTCCTGCCGCATGGCGGCCCCTGGGCGCGGGATTATGAGACATGGGACATCTGGGCGCAGCCGCTTGCGGAGATGGGCTATGCCGTGATCCAGCCCAATTTCCGCGGATCGAGCGGCTATGGCCAGGAATGGGAGGCGGCGTCCGACGGCAATTGGGGCATGCGGATGCAGGACGATCTCAACGACGCGGTCAATCATCTTGCCGCCGAGGGCATCGCCGATCCGGGCCGCGTCTGCATGTTCGGCTGGTCCTATGGCGGCTATGCCGCTTCCCGGGCGGCGCAGCGCGACGGCGACCGCTACCGCTGCACGATCAGCGGCGCGGGCGTGCACGATTTGCCGGATATGGTCGCCTATGACCGCAACTATCTAGGCCGCTACGGGTCGCAATATATCGGCAGCGCCGCGACCCGGTTGTCCGACATTTCGCCGGCGCGCAATGCCGGACAATTCTCCGCTCCGATCCTGATCGTCCATGGCGCGCGCGACCAGCGCGTACCGGTCGCGCAGTCGCGCGGACTCGTTCGGCGGCTGCGCGCCGCGGGTAAGGTGGAAGGCCGCGACTTCGTCTATATCGAACAGCCCCGCAATACCCACAACCTCCCGCTTGAGGCCGACCGGCTGCAATTGCTGGAGGAAGCGCGTCGCTTCTTGATGCAGCACAATCCACCGGATTGA
- the yacG gene encoding DNA gyrase inhibitor YacG, whose protein sequence is MSTVPKTDACPLCGKLAAQAFRPFCSQGCRDRDLLNWLGDAYRVPGPPAEDAVDSEGLDRHADPPL, encoded by the coding sequence ATGTCCACCGTTCCCAAGACTGACGCCTGTCCTCTCTGCGGGAAGCTGGCGGCTCAAGCCTTCCGCCCCTTCTGCTCGCAGGGCTGCCGCGACCGCGACCTTTTGAACTGGCTCGGCGACGCTTATCGCGTGCCCGGCCCGCCGGCCGAGGACGCGGTGGACAGCGAGGGGCTGGACAGGCACGCCGACCCGCCTCTATAG
- the fliQ gene encoding flagellar biosynthesis protein FliQ, translating to MDSSAYFIGVAQQALWVLALASAPILIPALVAGLVLGMFQAATSINEATLTFVPKLIVVGICLAIFGGAILMLIADFTQDIFARIPELTR from the coding sequence ATGGACAGCTCGGCCTATTTCATCGGCGTCGCGCAGCAGGCGCTCTGGGTCCTGGCGCTGGCTTCGGCGCCGATCCTGATCCCGGCGCTGGTCGCCGGCCTCGTCCTCGGCATGTTCCAGGCCGCCACCTCGATCAACGAGGCGACGCTGACCTTCGTGCCGAAGCTCATCGTGGTGGGCATCTGTCTCGCCATTTTCGGCGGCGCGATCCTGATGCTGATCGCCGATTTCACCCAGGACATCTTCGCGCGAATCCCCGAGCTGACGCGATGA
- the fliS gene encoding flagellar export chaperone FliS, producing the protein MYMSRGKFVAAKASYQSVDLASRIDGASPHQLVQVMYEELLKAIDAMAVATRRGDFVQRNARQSRALAILTGLETSLDFEKGGEIARGLVAIYREARRLLVAAGRENDADKIGQARDMLFEIASAWDALAKQPAD; encoded by the coding sequence ATGTACATGTCGCGGGGGAAATTCGTGGCCGCCAAGGCGAGCTATCAAAGCGTGGACCTGGCCAGCCGGATCGACGGCGCCAGCCCGCACCAACTCGTGCAGGTCATGTACGAGGAGCTCTTGAAAGCGATTGACGCGATGGCGGTGGCGACGCGGCGCGGCGATTTCGTCCAGCGCAATGCGCGCCAGTCGCGCGCGCTCGCCATCCTCACCGGGCTAGAGACCAGCCTCGACTTCGAGAAGGGCGGGGAGATTGCACGCGGGCTGGTCGCTATCTATCGTGAGGCGCGCCGCCTGCTCGTCGCTGCCGGACGCGAGAACGACGCCGACAAGATCGGTCAGGCACGCGACATGCTGTTCGAGATCGCGAGTGCCTGGGATGCGCTCGCGAAGCAGCCCGCCGACTGA
- the fliD gene encoding flagellar filament capping protein FliD: MSTSSIGFALGAGSGLDIKSLVDGLAAAAKAPKEALIVKREQANAAKVSTLASVSNAIDSFAAALSGLISGGSLFSQPSVSDPSVFTAVAKPGARIGNLSASVEVMQIAQAQTVASVPLANRADPVGQGELTITTASGSFTVTIDEANDNLDGLARAINASGAGVTASVVTGVDGARLVVKGATGEANAFTLSVPDGTDSGLERFAFGPSVVGGMTQAQPAQDAVVVVDGVQVRRATNSFSDLIDGVQIDLKRAAPGQAVAVGVTRPTEAIGQAVQDFVAAYNELMAMIAEATRPGVNGEGGPLRGDLGLREMQRQLAQLPSTMLASEGTGPKTLAEIGVRTNRDGTLGVNVGQLQQALASDPDGVEALFNPTQHSSSAFLTIKSAMGSVKPGVYTVADVVPAVDGNPASGMLNGVAMTGVGVNLVARAGSPAIGLILGVGGAVGSATITIDPGLGGALQGIRDALRARGGPFEGSNDRLRAEAKKIAEDREQLETRSDKYYNQLLSTFTSMERRVSSFKATQSYLDQQIKMWTNGRD, from the coding sequence ATGAGCACTTCCTCCATCGGTTTTGCGCTCGGCGCTGGTTCCGGCCTCGACATCAAGTCGCTGGTCGATGGTCTGGCAGCTGCCGCCAAGGCGCCCAAGGAAGCGCTGATCGTCAAGCGTGAGCAGGCCAATGCGGCCAAGGTTTCGACCCTGGCCTCGGTCAGCAACGCGATCGACTCCTTCGCGGCGGCACTGTCCGGGCTGATCTCCGGCGGCAGCCTGTTCAGCCAGCCCAGCGTTTCTGATCCGAGCGTCTTCACCGCCGTCGCCAAGCCCGGCGCGCGGATCGGCAATCTCTCCGCATCGGTCGAGGTTATGCAGATCGCCCAGGCGCAGACGGTGGCATCCGTGCCGCTCGCCAATCGCGCCGATCCGGTCGGCCAGGGGGAGCTCACGATCACCACGGCGAGCGGCAGCTTCACGGTCACGATCGACGAGGCGAACGACAATCTCGATGGCCTGGCCCGTGCGATCAACGCCAGCGGTGCCGGCGTCACGGCGAGCGTGGTGACGGGCGTCGACGGCGCCCGGCTCGTGGTCAAGGGCGCGACCGGTGAAGCCAATGCCTTCACCCTTTCGGTGCCGGACGGGACGGACAGCGGCCTGGAGCGGTTCGCATTCGGCCCCTCGGTCGTCGGCGGCATGACCCAGGCTCAGCCGGCGCAGGACGCCGTCGTCGTCGTCGACGGCGTTCAGGTTCGCCGCGCCACCAACAGCTTCAGCGACCTGATCGACGGCGTGCAGATCGACCTGAAGCGCGCCGCGCCCGGCCAGGCGGTCGCGGTGGGCGTGACCCGCCCGACCGAGGCGATCGGCCAGGCCGTACAGGATTTCGTCGCGGCCTATAACGAGCTGATGGCGATGATCGCGGAGGCGACCCGCCCCGGCGTCAACGGCGAAGGCGGGCCCTTGCGCGGCGATCTCGGCCTGCGCGAGATGCAGCGCCAGCTCGCCCAGCTGCCCTCGACGATGCTGGCGAGCGAAGGCACCGGCCCCAAGACCCTGGCCGAAATCGGCGTGCGCACCAATCGCGACGGCACGCTCGGCGTCAATGTCGGGCAGCTCCAGCAGGCGCTGGCAAGCGATCCGGACGGGGTGGAGGCCCTGTTCAATCCGACACAGCACAGCTCCAGCGCATTCCTGACGATCAAAAGCGCGATGGGCAGCGTCAAGCCGGGCGTCTACACGGTCGCCGACGTCGTGCCGGCCGTTGACGGCAATCCGGCCTCGGGCATGCTGAACGGCGTCGCCATGACCGGGGTCGGCGTCAATCTGGTGGCGCGGGCGGGTTCGCCGGCGATCGGCCTGATCCTCGGCGTCGGCGGCGCGGTCGGCAGCGCGACGATCACTATCGATCCGGGCCTGGGCGGCGCGCTGCAGGGCATCCGCGATGCGCTGCGCGCCCGGGGTGGCCCCTTCGAGGGCAGCAACGACCGGCTGCGCGCCGAGGCGAAGAAGATCGCCGAAGACCGCGAGCAGCTCGAAACGCGCTCCGACAAATATTACAACCAGCTGCTGAGCACCTTCACGTCGATGGAGCGGCGCGTATCGTCCTTCAAGGCGACCCAGTCCTATCTCGATCAGCAGATCAAGATGTGGACCAACGGTCGGGATTGA
- the fliR gene encoding flagellar biosynthetic protein FliR, whose product MIPTAFATIEAQLWLWMVAMLRPGAAMLAAPIFGSPAVPVQLRLIVALALGIPALGATQFVLPADGLASFEGVLLIAGEIMAGLAIGFAVQIGFAAAVIAGEVIGNAMGLGFAAMVDPSSGQSNPVVGQFLSIVATLLFLAIGGHLALAVTIVESYRALPPGDAWMSQESIRGLVFFGSVLFSAGLSIALPVAFAIVLVQIMMGVLARSAPQLNLFAVGFPAALLAGVVLLAIAAPVLGEGIAGAIRLGLEQSRLLAMGG is encoded by the coding sequence ATGATCCCGACGGCGTTCGCGACCATAGAGGCGCAGCTCTGGCTGTGGATGGTCGCGATGCTGCGGCCGGGCGCCGCGATGCTGGCCGCGCCGATCTTCGGGTCGCCCGCCGTCCCGGTCCAGCTCCGCCTGATCGTCGCGCTCGCGCTCGGTATTCCTGCGCTCGGCGCCACCCAGTTCGTCCTGCCCGCAGACGGCCTTGCCTCGTTCGAGGGCGTGCTGCTGATCGCCGGCGAGATCATGGCCGGCCTCGCCATCGGTTTCGCGGTGCAGATCGGCTTCGCCGCCGCGGTGATCGCGGGCGAAGTGATCGGCAACGCGATGGGCCTCGGCTTCGCGGCGATGGTCGATCCATCGAGCGGACAGAGCAATCCGGTGGTCGGCCAGTTCCTCTCGATCGTCGCGACGTTGCTGTTCCTCGCCATAGGCGGGCATCTCGCATTGGCGGTGACGATCGTCGAAAGCTATCGCGCCCTGCCGCCCGGCGATGCCTGGATGAGCCAGGAAAGCATTCGCGGCCTCGTCTTCTTCGGCAGCGTGCTCTTTTCCGCCGGCCTCTCGATCGCGCTGCCGGTCGCCTTCGCGATCGTGCTCGTCCAGATCATGATGGGCGTGCTGGCGCGCTCGGCGCCGCAGCTCAACCTGTTCGCGGTTGGCTTTCCCGCGGCCCTGCTCGCCGGGGTCGTGCTGCTTGCCATCGCTGCGCCAGTGCTGGGCGAAGGCATTGCCGGCGCGATCAGGCTCGGCCTGGAACAATCGCGCCTGCTGGCGATGGGGGGCTGA
- a CDS encoding sigma-54-dependent Fis family transcriptional regulator, with protein sequence MVIGETPAILALRNLIRHVAPSEASVLLTGPSGSGKEVVAQAIHAASGRGDKPFVAVNCGAIPRELLESELFGHEKGSFTGAHAQHKGKFEEAHGGTLFLDEIGDMPADMQVKLLRVLEERAVQRVGGRGHIEVDVRIVAATHRDIDRAIDDGKFREDLFYRLAVFPIDIPPLSERIEDIPLLVQHFLDKQGKRATGMSFAPAALARLADHGWPGNVRELRNFVERACILFAGRPVGADEAASLLLRRGRVGAIERAALWEATNRITTAAQKAEPQADEDEDVVVPIRAEVEIADTSELAAGQPVALRDMLAEIERRYIEEALTISDGVVADAARMLSLQRTTLIEKMRKYEVKAA encoded by the coding sequence ATGGTGATCGGCGAAACGCCGGCGATCCTCGCGCTTCGCAATCTCATTCGCCATGTCGCGCCGAGCGAGGCTTCGGTGCTGCTGACCGGCCCGTCCGGCAGCGGCAAGGAAGTGGTCGCCCAGGCGATCCATGCGGCGAGCGGCCGGGGCGACAAGCCCTTCGTCGCGGTCAATTGCGGCGCCATCCCCCGCGAATTGCTGGAATCCGAATTGTTCGGGCACGAGAAGGGTTCGTTCACCGGCGCCCATGCCCAGCACAAGGGCAAATTCGAGGAGGCCCATGGCGGCACCCTCTTCCTCGACGAGATCGGCGACATGCCGGCCGACATGCAGGTGAAGCTGCTGCGCGTGCTCGAGGAGCGCGCCGTGCAGCGGGTTGGCGGGCGCGGCCACATCGAGGTGGACGTGCGCATCGTCGCCGCCACGCACCGCGACATCGACCGCGCGATCGACGATGGCAAATTCCGCGAGGACCTATTCTACCGCCTCGCCGTCTTCCCGATCGACATTCCGCCGCTTTCCGAGCGGATCGAGGACATTCCGCTGCTGGTGCAGCACTTCCTGGACAAGCAAGGCAAGCGCGCCACTGGCATGAGCTTTGCGCCGGCCGCTCTGGCGCGGCTCGCCGATCATGGGTGGCCCGGCAATGTGCGCGAGCTGCGTAATTTCGTCGAGCGGGCCTGCATCCTGTTCGCCGGCCGGCCGGTCGGAGCGGACGAGGCCGCCTCGCTGCTGCTGCGCCGCGGCCGGGTCGGCGCGATCGAGCGCGCCGCGCTCTGGGAAGCCACCAATCGCATCACCACCGCAGCGCAAAAGGCCGAGCCCCAGGCCGACGAAGACGAAGACGTCGTCGTGCCGATCCGCGCCGAAGTCGAGATCGCCGATACAAGCGAGCTGGCAGCCGGTCAGCCGGTCGCGCTACGCGACATGCTCGCCGAGATCGAACGTCGCTATATCGAGGAAGCGCTCACCATTTCGGACGGCGTCGTCGCCGATGCCGCGCGGATGCTCTCATTGCAGCGCACGACGCTGATCGAGAAAATGCGCAAATATGAGGTGAAGGCGGCCTGA
- the maf gene encoding septum formation protein Maf has translation MRLVLASSSPRRRELLARIGVVPDRLASPEIDEEPHPGELPRPYVLRLAAEKAAAVDRAADEIVLAGDTTVAVGRRILGKPDDEGDLRRMLALLSGRRHHCYSAVCVIGADGRPRTRLSDTIVTFKRLSDREIDRYVASGEGMGKAGGYAIQGLAEAYVRYLAGSHSGVVGLPVFETRALLEAAGYDFG, from the coding sequence ATGCGGCTCGTCCTCGCTTCCTCCTCACCCCGCCGCCGCGAACTGCTCGCGCGGATTGGCGTCGTGCCCGATCGGTTGGCGTCGCCCGAAATCGACGAGGAACCGCATCCCGGCGAGCTGCCGCGCCCCTATGTGCTGCGCCTCGCGGCTGAGAAGGCGGCGGCGGTCGATCGCGCCGCGGACGAGATCGTGCTGGCCGGCGACACCACTGTCGCGGTCGGGCGACGCATCCTCGGCAAGCCAGACGACGAAGGCGACCTCCGCCGAATGTTGGCCCTGCTCTCCGGACGGCGCCATCATTGCTATTCCGCTGTCTGCGTGATCGGCGCGGACGGACGTCCTCGCACGCGCCTGTCCGACACCATTGTCACCTTCAAGCGGCTCAGTGATCGCGAGATCGACCGCTACGTCGCCAGCGGCGAAGGCATGGGCAAAGCCGGCGGCTATGCAATTCAGGGCCTCGCCGAAGCCTATGTCCGCTATCTGGCCGGCAGCCATTCGGGCGTGGTCGGCCTGCCCGTGTTCGAAACCCGCGCCCTGCTCGAAGCGGCGGGCTACGATTTTGGCTGA
- a CDS encoding ribonuclease: MAEWFYEEGIGENRAILVEDGAILEAAIELPAPFNVGTVIPARLVQTLIPRRRGIAVLDGGVEALIEPLPPGLTEGATFHAEIVREAMPEPGHAKRAIVRATDDAPRPGPTLLERIGTVARPTHGGDPFEAASWSELLEEAATGEIAFTGGALRMSPTPAITLFDVDGVLPPAELAEAGAAAAGRSIRRFGIGGSIGIDLPTLPDRAARQRAAAALDAVLPQPFERTAVNGFGFLQIVRRRTRASLPEIVRADPAGATARALLRRAERAEGTGGLIVQAAPSVIAYIEARPDWIALLSRRTGVALALRAEPGRAISTGYVHRSQD, translated from the coding sequence TTGGCTGAGTGGTTCTATGAGGAAGGGATCGGCGAGAATCGCGCGATCCTGGTCGAGGATGGCGCGATCCTCGAAGCCGCGATCGAACTGCCCGCACCTTTCAATGTGGGCACGGTGATCCCCGCGCGCCTCGTCCAGACCCTGATCCCGCGCCGGCGCGGCATTGCCGTGCTGGACGGCGGGGTAGAAGCATTGATCGAGCCGCTGCCGCCCGGCCTCACCGAAGGCGCGACCTTTCATGCAGAGATCGTGCGCGAGGCGATGCCGGAGCCCGGCCATGCCAAGCGCGCCATCGTCCGCGCGACGGACGATGCGCCGCGGCCCGGCCCCACTTTGCTTGAGCGGATCGGGACGGTGGCTCGGCCGACACATGGCGGCGATCCGTTCGAGGCGGCTAGCTGGTCCGAATTGCTGGAGGAAGCCGCCACCGGCGAAATCGCCTTTACCGGCGGCGCGCTGCGGATGAGCCCGACGCCCGCCATAACCTTGTTCGATGTCGATGGCGTGCTGCCTCCGGCCGAGCTGGCCGAAGCCGGCGCAGCGGCGGCGGGCCGCTCGATCCGGCGCTTCGGTATCGGCGGCTCGATCGGCATCGACCTGCCGACCCTGCCCGACCGGGCGGCGCGCCAGCGCGCGGCGGCGGCATTGGACGCCGTTTTGCCTCAGCCCTTCGAACGTACCGCGGTCAACGGCTTCGGCTTTCTCCAGATCGTCCGCCGCCGGACCCGTGCGTCATTGCCGGAAATCGTGCGCGCCGATCCCGCCGGCGCGACGGCGCGGGCGCTGCTCCGGCGCGCCGAGCGGGCGGAGGGAACCGGCGGCCTGATCGTACAGGCCGCGCCGTCCGTCATCGCGTATATCGAAGCGCGACCCGACTGGATCGCGCTGCTGTCCCGCCGCACCGGCGTCGCGCTCGCCTTGCGGGCCGAGCCCGGGCGCGCCATATCGACCGGGTATGTCCACCGTTCCCAAGACTGA